A stretch of Desulfobacter hydrogenophilus DNA encodes these proteins:
- a CDS encoding Fur family transcriptional regulator: MLISIHIIELEGALVNQKKNRYDTILCKLKENGYKITPQRIAIVKILAKSVDHPSAETIHEQLKTDFPTMSLATVYRNICVIKSLGEVLELGFPDGSNRYDGKKPYPHPHIICIKCGKVVDPDLDSLDDMKNEVARETHFKILNHRLDFFGICNDCQAKEK, translated from the coding sequence GTGCTAATTTCTATTCATATTATTGAATTGGAAGGCGCCTTAGTGAACCAGAAAAAAAATAGATATGACACCATTCTTTGCAAACTAAAAGAGAATGGTTACAAAATAACACCCCAGCGGATCGCCATCGTAAAAATCCTGGCAAAAAGTGTGGACCATCCCAGTGCTGAAACCATACACGAACAACTTAAAACAGATTTTCCGACCATGAGTCTTGCAACCGTGTATCGGAACATCTGCGTTATCAAATCCCTTGGCGAAGTCCTTGAACTAGGTTTTCCCGACGGGTCCAACCGGTATGACGGGAAAAAACCCTATCCGCATCCCCATATTATCTGTATCAAGTGTGGTAAAGTTGTTGATCCTGACTTAGACAGCTTGGATGATATGAAAAATGAGGTTGCCAGGGAAACCCATTTTAAAATTTTAAATCATCGACTGGACTTTTTCGGCATTTGCAATGACTGCCAAGCCAAAGAAAAATAA
- a CDS encoding rhodanese-like domain-containing protein, whose product MIKQDEFKEISFEEFEQLRAANKESDFLVIDVREEREYTAGHVPGAILIPLNTLGNHLSELALDKDLFFYCHSGVRSNVASLMAAEDGRDAQKTYNITDGFRSYQGHSLEGFPRLQIFDSQKSYDRLLYQAMELEKAAEQFYETIISFAPDEKFIIPIEQLAKAEIAHARTIYSYWKQAVENPAPFETLYGSLKGDILENGQPLSEVTAALHANKEIAWTDVIEMALGIEIQAYDLYRTMAARRGQGEAQDAFLSIAQMEKAHMKLVAKMLGPE is encoded by the coding sequence ATGATCAAACAAGACGAATTCAAAGAGATCTCATTTGAAGAATTTGAGCAATTACGTGCGGCCAACAAAGAAAGCGATTTTTTGGTAATTGACGTCCGGGAGGAACGTGAATATACAGCCGGGCATGTTCCCGGGGCCATATTAATCCCCTTAAATACCCTGGGTAATCATCTATCCGAACTTGCTTTAGACAAGGACCTGTTTTTTTACTGCCATAGCGGTGTCCGTTCTAACGTGGCCAGTCTCATGGCTGCAGAAGATGGCAGGGACGCCCAGAAAACCTACAATATCACCGATGGATTTCGCTCTTATCAGGGCCACTCCCTGGAAGGTTTTCCTCGCTTGCAGATATTTGACTCCCAAAAAAGTTATGACAGGCTGCTTTATCAGGCAATGGAGCTGGAAAAAGCCGCAGAACAGTTTTATGAAACCATTATCTCCTTTGCTCCGGATGAAAAATTTATAATACCCATTGAACAACTGGCAAAGGCGGAAATAGCCCATGCTCGAACGATTTATTCATACTGGAAGCAAGCCGTTGAGAACCCGGCACCCTTTGAGACGCTTTATGGATCTCTTAAAGGGGATATCCTTGAAAATGGTCAACCCCTTTCCGAAGTAACAGCCGCTTTGCACGCAAATAAAGAGATTGCATGGACTGATGTCATTGAGATGGCTTTGGGCATTGAAATCCAAGCTTATGATCTCTACCGCACCATGGCAGCCCGCCGGGGGCAGGGTGAAGCGCAAGACGCCTTTCTTTCCATTGCCCAGATGGAAAAAGCACATATGAAGCTGGTGGCTAAAATGCTCGGGCCTGAATAG
- a CDS encoding 16S rRNA (uracil(1498)-N(3))-methyltransferase translates to MNLILLEDRDFISPDRVRLQNDRCRHIIRVLGAKPGDTLVCGKKNAKMGTGLILAIDRHSIDMQVRLDQAPPPPLPLTLVLALPRPKMLKRILQNLASLGVKEIYLINSRRVEKSFWGSGVLSESDIQRHLDLGLCQARDTLMPRVHLKRFFSPFVKEELPELSKNKKKILAHPKAQTSCSVGVTSDTVLVIGPEGGFIDLEVQTLVDKGFEPMTIGVRILRVETAVTALISRLFT, encoded by the coding sequence ATGAACCTTATCTTGCTGGAAGACCGGGATTTCATAAGCCCGGACCGGGTGCGGCTCCAGAATGACCGATGCAGACATATTATCCGGGTGCTCGGGGCAAAGCCGGGGGATACGCTTGTCTGCGGAAAAAAAAATGCAAAAATGGGCACAGGTCTAATCCTGGCAATAGATCGGCACTCCATTGACATGCAGGTCCGCCTTGACCAGGCCCCCCCCCCTCCATTGCCCCTGACCCTGGTACTGGCGTTGCCCCGCCCCAAAATGCTTAAACGAATACTTCAAAATCTTGCAAGCCTAGGCGTAAAAGAAATTTATCTAATCAATTCCAGGCGGGTTGAGAAAAGTTTCTGGGGTTCAGGCGTATTGTCCGAATCTGATATCCAGCGACATCTTGATTTAGGCCTTTGCCAAGCCAGGGATACCCTTATGCCCCGGGTACACCTGAAACGTTTTTTTTCTCCCTTTGTTAAAGAGGAACTGCCTGAACTGAGTAAAAACAAAAAAAAAATTCTTGCCCATCCCAAAGCGCAAACATCTTGTTCTGTGGGGGTAACTTCCGATACAGTGCTTGTGATCGGTCCGGAAGGCGGATTTATTGACCTTGAAGTCCAGACCCTTGTGGACAAAGGCTTTGAACCCATGACCATAGGTGTCAGGATTTTGCGGGTGGAAACTGCGGTCACTGCTTTGATTTCCAGGCTTTTTACTTAA
- a CDS encoding peptide chain release factor 3 gives MTNPTNRTLDKTLLAEIKKRRTFGIISHPDAGKTTLTEKLLLFGGAIQQAGAVKSKKAARAATSDFLSIEQERGISVSSSVMKFNYKDYEINLLDTPGHKDFSEDTYRVLTAVDCAVMIIDSAKGVEPQTQKLMEVCRMRNTPIITFINKLDREGLEPLDIFQDIEDKLQIECVPLTWPIGMGKRFKGVYNLEEQQLGIFTSGYTPKNDDGVLIKDLDDPVLDEMIGQSPADQLREDVELLSVAAEPFNLDLYLNGTQTPVFFGSAVNNFGVREMLNAFVRIAPCPGVRPTASRDVDPCEAAFSGFTFKIQANMDPEHRDRIAFFRICSGKFTKGMKVRHHRIGKDIKLANATIFMAQERSNVEEAYPGDIIGIHNHGTIKIGDTFTTKEPLKFLGIPNFAPEHFRRVLLKDPLKAKALTKGLTQLAEEGTIQVFRPLQGNMHIIGAVGVLQFDVTMARLKAEYNVNAGYETIDLSVARWVGCESESYLKDFIRENESSLTRDAEGRLTFLTTSEYQLGFTREDWPEIEFHKTREHNE, from the coding sequence ATGACAAACCCCACAAACAGAACATTAGATAAAACATTATTAGCGGAAATAAAAAAGCGCAGAACATTCGGCATTATCAGCCATCCGGATGCTGGTAAAACAACATTGACGGAAAAATTATTGTTGTTCGGTGGTGCCATTCAACAGGCCGGTGCCGTAAAATCCAAAAAAGCTGCCCGGGCCGCCACCTCGGATTTTTTATCCATTGAGCAAGAAAGAGGGATTTCTGTATCGTCTTCCGTGATGAAGTTCAACTATAAGGATTATGAAATCAATCTTCTGGACACCCCGGGACATAAGGATTTCAGTGAGGATACCTACCGGGTGCTCACCGCGGTTGACTGTGCTGTGATGATCATTGACTCTGCCAAGGGGGTGGAACCCCAGACCCAGAAGCTGATGGAAGTATGCCGGATGCGCAATACGCCGATCATCACTTTTATTAACAAGCTTGATCGGGAGGGGCTTGAGCCCCTTGATATTTTCCAGGACATTGAGGATAAGCTGCAAATTGAGTGCGTGCCTTTGACCTGGCCCATCGGTATGGGAAAGCGGTTTAAAGGGGTGTATAATCTGGAAGAACAGCAGTTGGGGATTTTTACGTCGGGATACACCCCTAAAAATGATGACGGGGTATTGATCAAGGACCTTGATGATCCCGTGCTGGATGAAATGATCGGCCAGAGTCCGGCGGATCAGCTGCGCGAGGATGTTGAGCTGCTGTCCGTGGCTGCCGAACCTTTTAATCTTGACCTTTATCTTAACGGCACCCAAACCCCGGTATTTTTTGGTTCCGCCGTCAATAACTTTGGGGTCCGGGAGATGCTGAACGCATTTGTCCGGATTGCACCATGTCCCGGGGTCCGGCCCACAGCGTCCCGGGATGTGGATCCTTGTGAAGCGGCTTTTTCAGGGTTCACCTTTAAAATCCAGGCCAATATGGATCCCGAGCACAGGGACAGAATTGCTTTTTTCAGGATCTGTTCGGGAAAATTCACCAAAGGCATGAAAGTGCGGCACCACCGCATTGGAAAAGATATCAAACTTGCCAATGCCACCATTTTCATGGCCCAGGAGCGGTCCAATGTGGAAGAGGCGTATCCGGGGGACATCATCGGCATCCACAACCACGGCACCATCAAGATCGGGGATACTTTTACGACAAAAGAACCCTTGAAATTTTTGGGTATACCCAATTTTGCCCCAGAACATTTCAGACGGGTGCTGCTAAAAGATCCTTTGAAAGCCAAGGCCTTGACAAAGGGGCTGACCCAGTTGGCGGAAGAGGGCACCATCCAGGTATTCCGCCCTTTGCAGGGGAACATGCATATCATCGGTGCTGTGGGCGTACTTCAGTTTGATGTGACCATGGCACGGCTTAAGGCTGAGTACAATGTGAATGCCGGATATGAGACCATTGACCTGTCCGTGGCCCGATGGGTAGGATGCGAAAGCGAATCTTATCTTAAGGATTTTATCCGGGAAAATGAATCCAGCCTGACCCGGGACGCAGAAGGGCGTTTGACTTTTTTGACCACCAGTGAATATCAGCTTGGGTTTACCCGGGAGGACTGGCCGGAAATTGAGTTTCATAAAACAAGGGAACACAACGAGTAG
- a CDS encoding DUF3683 domain-containing protein, protein MRDPFRKIPFNYTSAGDDQIIAHLFGNEILNTIHVLETLKDTGRSSRLLHRFMGDLFIIRRNAFLFQELVEHPMLRRRLFTEFENDLFNIAGHAEHNEVRIVLDTCRSSLRQLKAQISAVVKDQARVTRRLSPVVGKANICFDPFNITSHTTDATDWRRYAPAAVLRPDREDQIPKLVRKLKNLKFHIIPRGGGTGLTGGATPLAPDCVMINTEKLNTIFPIEHRKTKDGRDYAVMPMEAGVITQDAKDAAAAQGYIFATDPTSAWACTIGGNLAENAGGKTAVLYGTAIDNVLSFRITMPDGHLLTVTRQDHPLRKILYEDTLRFVVKDENGQVLDTIELTGADVRKKGLGKDVTNKVLGGLPGLQKEGCDGIITWAEFILYPEFAHKATCCIEFFGNDMTEAGKVITQICTRFDNSDPALMALEHFDEEYIKAIKYKTKRSVGDRLKAVLLIDMVSNDPDILDQGMRGIETILDAYDKTGLSIARDRNEAARYWEDRKRLGAIAAHTNAFKLNEDIVLPIDSLADFVRFVDETNLEEKKYTQGRIIQNILTYLETAIPLSDPQWLGKKVGRIKDLAYGIRKKLDIASRDALEAFIHTKNFHSQIQDHLRGYSLVLSNVENIYNDTLSRLIVIATHMHAGDGNVHVNIPVFSNDKQMLARAHMTADKVMAKAVALDGVVSGEHGIGVTKFKYLDKDQVSQFDAYRKQVDPNGLMNPGKLSEPDILNKVFTPSFNLLKLEAQILKHGSLSDLAANISNCVRCGKCKPQCPVFYPARNMFFHPRNKNLALGALIEALLYITQRIQSTKFKVLKNLEQIGDHCTICHKCFDKCPVNIDSGIISIQEREILKKMNFKHTPVSTKLTLGYLGNRNQTLNPIIRTGLLTAGSAVQRTAVKLAKSVSFVPALKETRPLHLLHAPVSQPELTTLRAHLPSADRNQAILINPPGKIISTVFYFPGCGSERMFSNISKATIFLLLSQGHQVVLPPPYMCCGYPLKVNARIKEAQKVSLENTIIMTQIRDMFNDLDFSGCIVSCGTCMESLSDLGITDLFDANLFDISGYLFENGLTTAEPQACLYHAPCHDSLKGTATAQLAKAGIDAKAVPYCCSEAGTMALSRPDISYNMFLRKQDAVKQACQALDTAKPRILTNCPSCVQGLGRQNQVTAVHMAVELARLTGGADWMKQFRALIKNMEIVTF, encoded by the coding sequence ATGCGAGATCCTTTTAGAAAAATACCGTTTAACTATACCTCGGCTGGGGATGACCAGATCATTGCACATTTGTTCGGCAATGAGATCTTAAATACCATTCATGTCCTGGAAACACTTAAGGACACAGGCCGTTCTTCCCGCCTTCTCCACCGTTTCATGGGGGACCTTTTCATCATCCGCAGGAATGCCTTTCTGTTTCAAGAACTGGTGGAACACCCCATGTTAAGGCGGCGCCTGTTTACCGAATTTGAAAATGACCTTTTCAATATTGCCGGGCATGCCGAGCATAACGAGGTTCGTATTGTGCTTGATACCTGCAGATCCTCACTTCGGCAGCTTAAAGCTCAAATCAGTGCCGTTGTAAAGGACCAAGCCCGGGTAACAAGGCGGCTTTCCCCGGTGGTGGGCAAAGCCAACATATGCTTTGACCCCTTTAACATTACCTCCCATACCACGGACGCCACGGACTGGCGAAGATACGCGCCGGCAGCCGTGCTACGCCCGGACCGGGAAGACCAGATCCCCAAACTGGTTAGAAAACTAAAAAACTTAAAATTTCATATCATTCCCCGGGGCGGGGGAACCGGGCTGACCGGCGGGGCCACGCCCCTGGCACCGGACTGCGTCATGATTAATACGGAAAAGTTGAACACAATTTTTCCCATTGAACACCGCAAAACAAAAGACGGTAGAGATTATGCGGTGATGCCCATGGAAGCCGGAGTCATCACCCAGGATGCCAAGGATGCGGCGGCGGCCCAGGGGTATATTTTTGCCACAGATCCCACCTCTGCCTGGGCCTGTACCATTGGCGGCAATCTGGCGGAAAACGCCGGTGGTAAAACAGCCGTGCTCTATGGCACCGCCATTGACAATGTTTTGTCTTTCAGGATCACTATGCCCGACGGCCATCTGCTGACAGTGACACGCCAGGACCATCCCCTGCGCAAAATTTTGTACGAGGATACGCTTCGCTTTGTGGTCAAAGATGAAAACGGACAGGTTCTGGACACCATTGAACTGACCGGGGCGGATGTCCGTAAAAAGGGCCTGGGCAAGGATGTCACCAATAAAGTGTTAGGCGGTCTGCCGGGGCTGCAGAAAGAGGGGTGTGACGGCATCATCACCTGGGCCGAATTTATTCTCTACCCTGAATTTGCACACAAGGCCACCTGCTGCATTGAATTTTTCGGCAATGACATGACCGAGGCCGGCAAGGTGATTACTCAAATCTGCACCCGGTTTGACAACAGTGATCCTGCGCTCATGGCCCTGGAACATTTTGACGAAGAATACATCAAGGCCATCAAATACAAGACCAAGCGGTCCGTGGGAGACAGGCTTAAAGCCGTATTGCTCATTGATATGGTCTCCAATGATCCAGACATCCTTGACCAGGGCATGCGTGGTATAGAAACGATCCTGGACGCCTATGACAAGACCGGGCTCTCCATTGCCCGGGACAGGAATGAAGCTGCCCGCTACTGGGAAGACCGCAAACGGCTGGGGGCCATTGCCGCCCATACCAATGCCTTTAAGCTCAACGAAGATATTGTTCTTCCCATTGACAGTCTGGCCGATTTTGTCAGATTTGTTGACGAAACAAATCTTGAAGAGAAAAAATACACCCAGGGCCGGATTATTCAAAATATCCTGACATATCTGGAGACGGCCATTCCCCTTTCCGATCCCCAGTGGCTTGGAAAAAAGGTCGGTCGGATCAAGGACCTTGCTTACGGCATCCGCAAAAAGCTCGACATTGCGTCCCGGGACGCCCTGGAAGCCTTTATTCACACCAAAAATTTTCACAGCCAAATTCAGGATCATCTGCGCGGATACAGCCTGGTTCTCTCCAATGTGGAAAACATTTACAATGACACCCTGAGCCGTCTCATTGTCATTGCCACCCACATGCATGCAGGAGATGGTAACGTACATGTGAATATCCCGGTGTTTTCCAATGATAAGCAGATGCTTGCCCGGGCCCACATGACCGCTGATAAAGTCATGGCAAAAGCTGTGGCACTTGACGGTGTGGTCTCCGGCGAGCACGGTATCGGCGTCACCAAATTTAAATATCTGGATAAAGATCAGGTGAGCCAATTTGATGCGTACCGCAAACAAGTGGATCCAAACGGCTTAATGAATCCGGGGAAGCTGTCCGAGCCTGATATTTTGAACAAGGTATTTACCCCATCGTTCAATCTTCTGAAACTTGAGGCTCAAATCCTCAAGCACGGATCTTTGTCCGATCTCGCCGCGAACATTTCCAATTGTGTTCGCTGCGGTAAATGCAAGCCCCAGTGCCCGGTGTTTTATCCGGCAAGAAACATGTTTTTCCATCCCAGGAATAAAAATCTGGCCCTGGGCGCTTTGATCGAGGCGTTGCTTTACATTACCCAGCGAATCCAGTCCACAAAATTTAAGGTACTTAAAAATCTTGAACAGATTGGCGATCATTGTACCATCTGCCACAAGTGTTTTGACAAGTGTCCGGTAAATATTGATTCCGGAATTATTTCCATTCAGGAGCGTGAAATTCTTAAAAAAATGAATTTCAAGCATACCCCCGTGTCCACAAAATTAACCCTGGGTTATCTGGGGAACCGCAACCAGACACTGAACCCGATCATTCGTACAGGACTTCTGACAGCCGGTAGTGCCGTCCAGCGTACGGCAGTGAAACTTGCAAAATCTGTCTCTTTTGTACCGGCGTTAAAGGAAACAAGACCGCTGCATTTACTGCACGCCCCGGTATCCCAACCAGAGCTGACCACGCTTCGGGCCCATCTACCTTCTGCGGACAGAAACCAGGCTATTTTAATAAATCCTCCCGGAAAAATTATTTCAACGGTGTTTTATTTTCCAGGATGCGGCAGTGAGCGCATGTTTTCCAATATCTCAAAGGCAACCATTTTTCTGCTGCTTTCCCAAGGGCACCAGGTGGTGCTTCCGCCGCCATACATGTGCTGCGGATATCCGTTAAAGGTCAATGCCCGGATAAAGGAGGCCCAAAAGGTCTCTCTTGAGAACACCATTATCATGACTCAGATCCGGGACATGTTCAATGACCTTGATTTTTCCGGCTGCATTGTTTCCTGTGGCACCTGCATGGAATCTTTGTCCGATCTAGGCATAACAGACCTGTTTGATGCAAATTTATTTGATATTTCAGGGTATCTGTTTGAAAATGGTCTGACAACAGCGGAACCCCAAGCCTGCCTTTACCATGCCCCTTGCCATGATAGTTTGAAGGGCACGGCAACGGCACAGCTTGCCAAAGCAGGTATTGACGCCAAGGCTGTACCTTACTGCTGTTCCGAAGCCGGAACCATGGCCCTGTCCCGGCCGGATATCAGCTACAATATGTTTTTAAGGAAACAGGATGCCGTTAAACAGGCTTGTCAGGCCCTGGATACGGCAAAGCCAAGGATATTGACCAACTGCCCGTCCTGTGTCCAGGGGTTAGGCCGCCAGAACCAGGTAACTGCCGTGCATATGGCCGTGGAACTGGCACGCCTTACAGGCGGTGCCGACTGGATGAAACAGTTCCGGGCGTTGATTAAAAATATGGAAATCGTAACCTTCTGA
- a CDS encoding cyclic nucleotide-binding domain-containing protein, producing the protein MNPNDRQNAESSLLKKYAKYAHVLQKTKWAREFSWEHIQKICFYIEPVIAKPGAIVFKEGDTDKSLGIIVKGAIDILKENTRVSTLTSSQTFGEMALIDGEPRSASGIAVKETVIFFMTQENLILLTQADPELGVQLLWKIAKLISQRLRQTTGMLVDYMGEY; encoded by the coding sequence ATGAACCCTAATGATAGGCAGAATGCAGAAAGCTCCCTCCTGAAAAAATATGCCAAATATGCCCATGTACTCCAGAAGACAAAATGGGCCAGGGAGTTCTCCTGGGAGCATATCCAAAAAATATGTTTCTATATTGAACCGGTAATTGCTAAACCGGGAGCCATAGTGTTCAAAGAAGGGGATACGGACAAAAGCCTGGGAATTATCGTCAAGGGTGCAATTGATATTCTTAAGGAGAATACCCGGGTCAGCACCCTGACCAGTTCCCAGACGTTTGGCGAAATGGCACTGATCGACGGCGAGCCACGCTCCGCATCCGGGATCGCCGTGAAAGAAACCGTCATTTTTTTCATGACCCAGGAAAATTTGATTCTCCTGACCCAGGCCGATCCGGAATTAGGAGTCCAACTGCTGTGGAAAATAGCCAAACTCATAAGTCAGCGGTTGCGTCAAACGACTGGGATGCTCGTGGATTATATGGGAGAATATTGA
- a CDS encoding inorganic pyrophosphatase Ppa, with product MEIQKFLELKDAFELEKYVKNMDFDKKNCCSFYGSPKKHPYGKERVILVADPFGEHTFYYDFKLKDILSIEEQPHITNPAGGSISMVRLWVKNGSIGLQCTPFAVGQKI from the coding sequence ATGGAGATTCAAAAATTTCTTGAACTCAAAGATGCCTTTGAACTGGAGAAATATGTTAAAAACATGGATTTTGATAAAAAAAACTGCTGCTCATTTTATGGATCACCTAAAAAACATCCATATGGAAAAGAACGTGTTATTCTGGTGGCAGATCCATTTGGTGAGCACACCTTTTACTATGATTTTAAACTAAAAGACATTCTGTCAATAGAAGAGCAGCCTCACATTACAAATCCGGCCGGAGGTTCGATCTCCATGGTCCGACTCTGGGTGAAAAACGGCAGCATCGGACTGCAGTGTACCCCGTTTGCCGTGGGACAAAAAATTTGA